A single Brassica rapa cultivar Chiifu-401-42 chromosome A04, CAAS_Brap_v3.01, whole genome shotgun sequence DNA region contains:
- the LOC103863043 gene encoding uncharacterized protein LOC103863043: MGKYTEMLDAGVRIAARFHSHCPQTARLYYHPPSDSHHHHHGVTDLMGGGVLGGSGQDSTGLVGELGGSGTASGCGLKASQGQGSEDARDLLLFSVV, from the coding sequence ATGGGGAAATACACGGAGATGTTGGATGCAGGGGTGAGAATAGCGGCGAGGTTTCATTCTCACTGTCCTCAGACGGCGCGTCTCTATTACCATCCTCCTTCCGACAGCCATCATCACCATCATGGTGTCACCGATTTAATGGGAGGTGGAGTTTTGGGTGGGTCGGGTCAAGATTCTACCGGGTTGGTTGGTGAGTTAGGAGGATCCGGAACTGCTTCTGGTTGCGGCCTCAAGGCTTCTCAAGGTCAAGGGTCTGAAGATGCCAGGGATCTCTTGTTATTCTCTGTTGTTTGA
- the LOC103863042 gene encoding insulin-degrading enzyme-like 2 produces the protein MVAGTENMEAVPADKGGEILKPRTDKREYRKIVLKNSLEVLLISDPETDKCAASMNVSVGSFSDPEGLDGLAHFLEHMLFYASEKYPEEDGYSKYITEHGGRKNAYTSRENTNYHFDINTDSFDEALDRFAQFFIKPLMSADATMREINAVDSEYRKNLLYDFRRLDQLKKHLSREDHPYHKFSTGNMETLHVWPEAKGIDTRNELFKFYDKHYSASIMHLVVYGKENLDKTQGLVEETFQEIRNTNKSIPIYPGQPCTPALLQVLVKAVPIKQGHKLTVSWPVTPSIHHYEEAPCSYLGHLIGHEGEGSLFHALKTLGWATGLNAGESDLTMEYSFFDVSVDLTDAGHEHMQDILGLLFRHIKHLQQSGVSQWIFDELSAICEAEFHYQAKRDPFSYAMAISRNMKIYPTKHWLVGSSLPSRFNPDFVQKVLNELSPSNVRIFWRSKKFEGQTDETEPWYNTAYSFENITEFTIQEWVQSAPDVKLHLPVPNVFIPTDFSLKDVKDKDIFPVLLRKTSFSRMWYKPDTKFFIPKAYVKIDFNCPLSKTSPDAVVLSKIFVWLLVDCLNEYAYYARAAGLYYGLSLSGNGFELYLVGFNHKLRILLEAIMQKIAKFEVKPDRFSVIKETITKTYQNIKFKQPYEQAMSYCSMVLQDRTWPWTEKLDALTHLEADDLVNFVPMLLSRTFVECYISGNVEKNEAESMVKHIEDVLFNDPRPISRPIFPSQSMTNRVVELGKRIKCFYHQEGSNPSDENSALVHYIQVHQDEFAMNIKLQLFRLIAKQATFHQLRSVEQLGYITSLNQSNHSGVYGVQFIIQSSVKGPGHIDSRVESLLKDLESKLYNLSDEEFKSNVTALIDMKLEKHKNLNEESSFYWLEIKNGTFKFNRKDEEVAALRELKKEELIDFFDTYIKVDAPKKKSMSICVYGSQHLKEMASDKDEVASPFIEIEDIVGFRKSQPLYGSLKGWSQLKL, from the exons ATGGTGGCTGGAACGGAGAACATGGAGGCGGTACCCGCGGATAAAGGTGGCGAGATATTGAAGCCACGTACGGACAAGAGAGAATATCGGAAGATTGTtctcaagaactctcttgaggtGTTGTTAATCAGCGATCCAGAGACTGACAAG TGTGCTGCTTCAATGAACGTTAGCGTCGGATCGTTCTCTGACCCCGAAGGACTGGATGGGCTAGCTCATTTCCTTG AGCATATGCTGTTTTATGCAAGTGAAAAATATCCAGAGGAAGATGGTTACTCCAAGTATATCACTGAG CATGGAGGGAGGAAAAATGCTTATACATCCCGTGAAAACACAAACTACCATTTCGATATCAACACAGACTCTTTTGATGAGGCTTTGGACAG GTTTGCACAGTTCTTTATCAAACCACTGATGTCGGCTGATGCCACCATGAGGGAGATCAACGCTGTCGACTCTG AGTATCGGAAAAACTTGTTGTATGATTTTCGGCGATTGGATCAG TTAAAGAAGCATCTAAGTAGAGAAGACCATCCATATCACAAGTTTAGCACAG GGAACATGGAGACTCTTCACGTATGGCCCGAAGCAAAAGGAATTGATACAAGGAATGAACTGTTTAAGTTCTATGACAAGCACTATTCCGCCAGTATCATGCATCTGGTTGTTTATGGAAAGG AAAACCTTGATAAAACTCAAGGTCTAGTGGAAGAGACGTTCCAGGAAATTCGAAACACCAACAAGAGTATCCCTATATATCCTGGTCAGCCGTGTACTCCGGCCCTTTTGCAG GTTCTTGTGAAGGCTGTACCTATAAAGCAAGGTCACAAGCTTACCGTTTCATGGCCAGTAACACCTAGCATCCATCATTATGAAGAAGCACCATGCAGCTACCTTGGTCATCTAATTGGTCATGAAGGCGAAGGAAGTTTGTTTCATGCGTTAAAAACCTTAG GTTGGGCAACTGGACTGAATGCCGGTGAATCAGACTTGACTATGGAATATTCTTTCTTCGATGTCTCAGTTGATCTTACTGATGCTGGCCATG AGCATATGCAAGATATTTTAGGGTTGTTGTTCAGACACATTAAGCATTTACAACAGTCTGGTGTTTCCCAGTGGATTTTTGATGAG CTATCTGCAATTTGTGAGGCAGAATTTCATTATCAAGCCAAAAGAGACCCATTTTCTTATGCAATGGCTATTTCAAGAAACATGAAG ATATACCCAACCAAGCATTGGCTCGTTGGATCATCACTACCTTCAAGATTTAATCCAGATTTTGTACAAAAGGTTCTAAATGAGCTTTCTCCAAGCAATGTTAG AATATTTTGGAGATCAAAGAAATTTGAAGGACAAACTGACGAGACTGAGCCATGGTACAACACTGCTTATTCTTTTGAGAATATAACCGAGTTCACCATTCAG GAATGGGTGCAGTCTGCCCCTGATGTAAAGCTGCATCTACCAGTACCTAATGTCTTTATTCCAACAGATTTTTCACTAAAGGATGTTAAAGATAAG GACATCTTTCCTGTTTTGTTGAGAAAGACATCATTCTCAAGAATGTGGTACAAGCCTGATACAAAGTTCTTCATACCGAAGGCGTATGTTAAGATAGATTTCAACTGCCCCCTTTCAAAAACTTCTCCTGATGCTGTAGTTCTTTCAAAGATTTTTGTTTGGTTGCTAGTGGACTGTTTGAATGAATATG CTTATTATGCTCGGGCTGCTGGTCTTTACTATGGATTAAGTCTTTCGGGCAATGGTTTCGAG CTCTATCTTGTTGGCTTTAACCACAAATTGAGGATCTTGTTGGAAGCTATCATGCAAAAGATTGCAAAATTCGAAGTTAAACCTGACAGGTTTTCTGTTATCAAG GAAACAATCACCAAGACATACCAAAATATCAAATTCAAACAACCATATGAGCAAGCAATGAGTTACTGCTCAATGGTGTTACAAGATCGCACTTGGCCTTGGACAGAGAAACTAGATGCTCTTACTCATTTGGAAGCTGACGACTTAGTCAACTTCGTTCCCATGTTGTTATCAAGGACATTTGTTGAGTGCTACATATCAG GAAACGTTGAGAAAAATGAAGCTGAGTCCATGGTCAAGCATATTGAAGATGTTCTTTTTAACGATCCAAGACCTATTTCTCGTCCGATATTTCCATCCCAGAGCATGACAAATAGGGTTGTAGAGCTAGGGAAAAGAATAAAGTGCTTCTACCATCAAGAAGGCTCAAACCCTAGTGATGAAAACTCTGCCCTAGTGCATTATATTCAG GTTCATCAAGATGAATTTGCAATGAATATCAAACTTCAGCTTTTCCGTCTCATTGCAAAGCAAGCTACATTTCACCAGCTTAGATCAGTGGAGCAACTTGGTTACATCACTTCACTTAATCAGAG CAACCACTCTGGTGTCTATGGTGTACAGTTCATTATCCAGTCTTCAGTTAAG GGTCCTGGACATATTGATTCAAGGGTTGAGTCACTACTCAAGGATCTTGAGAGTAAACTTTACAATTTAAGCGATGAGGAATTCAAG AGCAATGTAACAGCGTTGATAGACATGAAGCTTGAGAAACACAAGAACTTGAACGAGGAATCTTCGTTTTATTGGCTAGAGATTAAAAACGGGACATTCAAGTTCAACCGAAAAGATGAAGAG GTGGCTGCACTAAGAGAGCTAAAGAAGGAAGAACTGATAGATTTCTTTGACACATACATAAAAGTAGACgcaccaaagaagaaatcgatgagCATATGCGTTTATGGAAGCCAACATTTGAAGGAAATGGCGTCTGACAAAGACGAAGTTGCATCACCATTCATAGAGATTGAAGACATTGTTGGTTTCAGAAAGTCTCAGCCACTTTATGGGTCGTTGAAAGGATGGAGCCAGCTAAAACTCTGA
- the LOC103863041 gene encoding uncharacterized protein LOC103863041 — translation MFGVTTRLDDLMGTTTTPTTIYVDPPPQDQPSHSSDHRSIETLVVVLAVITILSVLASIFARLCGGRHLSNAGDHDIEGWVERKCRSCIDAGVLTVAAPPPPATAATVEEQGKAAAAEEQSKK, via the coding sequence ATGTTCGGAGTCACGACAAGACTGGATGATCTAATGGGTACCACAACCACGCCAACCACAATATACGTGGACCCACCTCCCCAAGACCAGCCGAGTCATAGCTCGGACCACCGTTCAATAGAAACACTCGTTGTCGTGTTAGCCGTCATCACCATTTTATCCGTTTTAGCAAGCATCTTCGCTCGGCTCTGCGGCGGCCGTCATTTATCTAACGCCGGAGACCACGACATCGAAGGTTGGGTCGAGAGAAAGTGCCGTAGCTGCATTGATGCTGGCGTCCTCACGGTCGCCgcacctcctcctccagcgaCGGCAGCAACAGTGGAGGAGCAGGGTAAGGCAGCAGCCGCGGAAGAGCAAAGCAAGAAGTGA